The following proteins are encoded in a genomic region of Alistipes shahii WAL 8301:
- a CDS encoding DUF4886 domain-containing protein, with protein MQTGFVTPILVGKATAQLNAYEGCSMELKNLFCTMYISVKKGHYSVSKVVIKANGGEAIAGEFTVDIDDWSTSASEQTITVTLPTPMDCSQETQLIPVMIAPATLLQGYTVTIYDSKGEDIALIKKTEPVTLEAGGKLDTDLMAGPAFPSQWIFSASTVGQYNSSWSASNMLPSTSGSSGYISVVRGEANVGREFTRTVNSYRPSVSTMVEGDYWLYTLPVRRLEAGTAVEFDATMAGEANSPKYFIVEYLDGGVWKSVEEDLLTAPEDPSIRYSYKCSGVATGTNYQHASIMQTIRFTDPVEGAVQIRCRAVGPYTCTGGTQDISADDSASQLPQFGFSGSYVQNLGTAVPGDTKKVLCLGNSFSYYSNPAWMLKEIAWNEGHYLNVKGHFKGSQNFGQQLGLSFSTDAIDIGGYDYAFIQDQSQNPATYGRDGTASIAANCTALADKIRAKSASCKVILEQTWTFSASSYGGFTDFATFENYNAKGARAMAKAAGTWISPIGEAFRIVREGSSGINLYHTDNKHQSVYGAYLKACVNYLVLYGEAFGSSPADCGIEASKAAYLRSVAEQVVLGHENEYLIQR; from the coding sequence ATGCAAACGGGTTTTGTCACCCCGATTCTCGTCGGCAAGGCCACAGCACAACTCAATGCCTACGAGGGTTGCAGTATGGAACTGAAAAACCTTTTCTGCACGATGTATATCAGCGTCAAGAAAGGCCACTATTCAGTCAGCAAAGTGGTCATAAAGGCCAACGGCGGCGAAGCAATTGCAGGGGAATTCACCGTTGACATCGATGACTGGTCAACATCAGCATCAGAACAGACGATCACTGTAACACTGCCCACCCCCATGGATTGTTCACAGGAAACACAACTGATACCCGTTATGATCGCCCCTGCGACACTCTTGCAAGGGTATACTGTGACCATCTACGATTCCAAAGGCGAAGATATAGCTTTAATCAAAAAAACAGAACCGGTGACCTTGGAGGCCGGAGGCAAGCTCGACACTGATTTGATGGCAGGCCCGGCCTTCCCGAGCCAGTGGATCTTCTCGGCATCGACTGTCGGACAGTACAACTCCTCGTGGAGCGCTTCGAACATGCTTCCGTCGACCTCGGGCAGTTCGGGTTATATATCCGTCGTACGCGGCGAGGCCAACGTCGGGCGTGAATTCACCCGCACGGTCAATTCATACCGTCCCTCCGTCTCGACAATGGTCGAAGGTGACTACTGGCTCTACACCCTGCCCGTAAGGCGACTCGAAGCCGGTACGGCCGTAGAGTTCGACGCCACGATGGCCGGCGAAGCCAATTCGCCCAAATACTTCATCGTGGAGTATCTCGACGGAGGTGTCTGGAAGAGCGTCGAAGAGGACCTGCTCACCGCACCCGAGGACCCCTCGATCCGTTATTCCTACAAGTGCTCGGGCGTGGCCACAGGAACCAACTACCAGCACGCCAGCATCATGCAGACCATCCGTTTCACCGATCCCGTCGAGGGTGCGGTGCAGATCCGCTGCCGCGCTGTGGGTCCTTACACCTGCACGGGTGGTACACAAGACATTTCGGCTGACGACTCAGCAAGTCAATTACCCCAATTCGGGTTCTCGGGCTCTTATGTCCAGAACCTCGGCACGGCGGTCCCGGGCGACACGAAAAAGGTGCTCTGCCTCGGCAACTCGTTCTCCTATTACAGCAACCCGGCGTGGATGCTCAAAGAGATCGCCTGGAACGAAGGCCACTATCTCAATGTCAAGGGGCATTTCAAGGGTTCGCAGAATTTCGGACAGCAGTTGGGGCTGTCGTTCTCGACCGACGCCATCGACATCGGAGGCTACGACTACGCCTTCATTCAGGACCAGAGCCAGAATCCCGCGACCTACGGACGCGACGGCACGGCGTCAATAGCTGCCAACTGCACGGCATTGGCGGACAAAATTCGGGCGAAATCGGCCTCCTGCAAAGTCATTCTCGAACAGACCTGGACCTTCTCGGCCAGCAGCTACGGCGGATTCACCGACTTCGCGACTTTCGAAAACTACAATGCCAAGGGTGCACGTGCCATGGCAAAAGCCGCCGGAACGTGGATATCGCCGATCGGCGAAGCGTTCCGTATCGTGCGCGAAGGCTCTTCGGGCATCAACCTCTACCACACCGACAATAAGCACCAGTCGGTCTACGGCGCCTACCTGAAAGCCTGCGTCAACTACCTCGTGCTCTACGGGGAGGCGTTCGGCAGCTCGCCCGCCGACTGCGGCATCGAGGCATCGAAGGCCGCCTACCTGCGCAGCGTCGCCGAACAGGTCGTACTGGGACATGAAAACGAATACTTAATCCAACGATAA
- a CDS encoding endonuclease/exonuclease/phosphatase family protein, producing the protein MKRFSLNKIRKSIWFGIGFGMTAYFMAGCSDNDSSEYIELAAKITLTQSEYYNNEGETTLHPWTRDDKAGIFVIRDNFLQKINISPIQTQSPKSLFLLNFKAPKHSNATLVAFYPADANLIYEDDILKTTIPTTQTGTVAPLLIGQTTGRIDSYEGLHMELKHLFNTMYIPVWGSHAIAKAVIQANGGEAIAGETSIRLKDGVICASEKSVTVKFSTPLDCSAEIKLIPVMLAPVTLSQGYSVTIYDINGISYTVSSDKPITLTAGGKADADEARSPYVIETISFNIRVDNPSDGDNIWKNRKQAVITMINRQQPTIMGLQEAQPHQITYLAKQCPEYAWYGLGRDTGEAPPKTETYASEECMAIFFQTSIVEMLDKGTFWLSETPNIPSKGWDANYNRSCTWALFRQKTTGKRFYFFNTHLDNSGAVARKESIKLIINKIEEVNSEQLPVFLTADFNSDTDESCFNPLHQVMKDARATAPVTDQEATYNGYKTSGTRKLDHIFYDNGCVASIFQTLKENYGAPYISDHYPVRTCFVLF; encoded by the coding sequence ATGAAACGCTTTTCATTGAATAAAATTCGAAAATCAATATGGTTCGGAATAGGATTCGGAATGACCGCATATTTCATGGCGGGCTGCTCCGATAACGATTCCTCGGAATACATCGAATTAGCCGCAAAAATCACCCTGACCCAGTCAGAATATTACAACAACGAAGGAGAAACAACGCTTCATCCATGGACAAGAGACGATAAGGCCGGCATTTTCGTCATCAGGGACAACTTTTTGCAGAAGATCAACATCTCCCCAATTCAGACACAATCGCCGAAATCGCTTTTTCTGCTCAATTTCAAGGCCCCGAAACATAGCAATGCAACATTAGTGGCTTTCTACCCAGCCGATGCGAATCTCATATATGAGGACGACATATTGAAAACGACGATACCCACAACGCAGACAGGAACCGTCGCTCCACTTCTGATCGGACAAACAACAGGTCGCATCGACTCTTACGAAGGGTTGCACATGGAGTTGAAACACCTGTTCAACACCATGTATATACCTGTTTGGGGAAGCCATGCAATTGCCAAAGCCGTTATACAGGCCAACGGCGGGGAAGCCATCGCCGGAGAAACTTCAATCAGGCTTAAGGACGGTGTTATTTGCGCATCGGAAAAGAGTGTTACCGTAAAGTTTTCCACACCGCTGGACTGCTCGGCTGAGATCAAACTGATCCCGGTTATGCTCGCGCCTGTAACCCTGTCGCAAGGATACTCCGTGACCATCTATGACATTAACGGGATTTCATATACTGTTTCATCGGACAAGCCAATCACGCTGACAGCCGGCGGCAAGGCTGATGCTGACGAGGCCCGTTCGCCTTATGTCATCGAAACCATCTCTTTCAACATCCGTGTCGACAACCCCTCCGATGGAGACAACATCTGGAAGAATCGTAAACAAGCCGTCATAACGATGATAAACAGGCAACAGCCGACCATAATGGGTTTACAAGAAGCACAACCCCATCAAATCACTTATTTGGCAAAACAGTGCCCGGAATATGCTTGGTACGGATTAGGACGCGATACCGGTGAAGCACCTCCCAAAACGGAAACATATGCCTCTGAAGAGTGTATGGCCATCTTTTTCCAGACATCAATAGTCGAAATGCTGGATAAAGGAACTTTTTGGCTGTCAGAAACGCCTAACATACCCTCGAAGGGTTGGGATGCCAATTACAACCGAAGTTGTACATGGGCGTTATTCAGACAAAAAACAACCGGCAAGCGGTTCTATTTTTTCAACACGCATCTCGACAATTCCGGCGCTGTGGCTCGAAAAGAATCTATCAAGTTAATTATAAATAAAATAGAGGAGGTCAACTCAGAACAACTTCCGGTATTTCTTACTGCTGATTTCAATTCGGATACCGATGAGAGTTGTTTCAATCCGTTGCACCAAGTAATGAAAGATGCCCGTGCGACTGCTCCTGTCACAGATCAGGAAGCCACATACAACGGCTACAAAACATCTGGAACCCGTAAACTTGACCATATCTTTTATGATAACGGATGCGTGGCAAGCATTTTCCAAACTCTGAAAGAAAATTATGGTGCTCCTTATATCTCGGATCATTATCCGGTAAGAACTTGTTTCGTTTTATTTTAA
- a CDS encoding glycerophosphodiester phosphodiesterase family protein, whose translation MKKLLILLSGLLLLQTSCSHTESAPGTRAERVVSEIHNPASKKVLVACHRGDWRNWPENSLAAIESVIGMGADIVEIDLALTSDSVLVVCHDRTLNRTTTGKGLIAEIPYDSIQRCFLKSGHGVATSHRMPTLREALELCKDRIVVNIDKGYQYYDLVQRLSEELGVTGQLLIKGKSPVADVAAKFSRYEHNMMYMPIIDILKPKGQALFAEYLGTDTVPLAYEVCWSEYTPAVEACMKKVVAGGSKLWVNSLWPSLCGGLCDDAAFEGDPAAVYGKLVDMGATMIQTDRPELLISYLRARGLHD comes from the coding sequence ATGAAAAAACTGCTTATTCTTCTTTCAGGACTGCTGCTTTTACAAACCTCCTGTTCACACACCGAATCCGCCCCCGGCACCCGTGCCGAACGGGTCGTTTCGGAGATTCACAACCCCGCCTCGAAAAAGGTGCTTGTCGCCTGCCACCGGGGCGACTGGCGCAACTGGCCCGAGAACTCCCTGGCGGCCATCGAGTCGGTGATCGGCATGGGGGCCGACATCGTTGAGATCGACCTTGCGCTGACCTCCGACAGCGTGCTGGTGGTCTGCCACGACCGGACGCTGAACCGCACGACGACGGGCAAAGGTCTCATCGCCGAAATCCCCTACGACTCCATCCAACGGTGTTTCCTCAAATCGGGCCACGGCGTGGCCACGTCGCACCGCATGCCGACGCTTCGTGAAGCGCTGGAGCTCTGCAAGGACCGCATCGTGGTCAATATCGACAAGGGCTACCAGTACTATGACCTCGTGCAGCGCCTCTCCGAGGAACTCGGGGTCACCGGACAGCTCCTCATCAAAGGCAAAAGCCCCGTCGCAGACGTCGCCGCGAAGTTCTCCCGCTACGAGCACAACATGATGTACATGCCCATCATCGACATCCTCAAACCCAAAGGGCAGGCGCTCTTCGCCGAATACCTCGGCACGGACACCGTACCCCTTGCCTACGAGGTTTGCTGGTCGGAATACACCCCCGCAGTCGAAGCCTGCATGAAAAAAGTGGTGGCCGGCGGCTCGAAACTCTGGGTGAACTCCCTGTGGCCGTCGCTCTGCGGAGGTCTCTGCGACGATGCGGCCTTCGAAGGCGACCCGGCGGCCGTCTACGGCAAACTCGTCGATATGGGCGCCACCATGATCCAGACCGACCGTCCCGAACTGCTGATCTCCTACCTCCGCGCACGCGGACTGCACGACTGA
- a CDS encoding DUF6528 family protein, producing the protein MNSLKLRLFRVLLLCAGTGLLVAGCSNDDDSPRELSSKTTLTLSKYYNDKGATTLPTWGRNDKAGLFAADQSVPEAVYAAPIQPGSQKSLFLFTLSAPQHAASTVVAFWPSDADLRCENGTLKTVVPTAQTGSVAPILAGKATARLNAYEGCSMELTNLFCTMYVSVKKGNYSVSEAVVKANGGEGIAGDLTVGIDDWSASASAQTITVTLPAPLDCSKETQLIPVMIAPVALSQGYTVTLTDTDGNSFSVGKTEPVTLEAGGKHETDDARSNFVTELIFCGDNMVYMIDAGLANETTYKDAVTWSWDATEAAAVLGLDKSRCNHLDDCKPVDNGKKLLCTSSYNWCVLLDIATKEVLFHTTATPNAHSAELLPGNRIVVACSGGESSGNNSIQLYDISQPNRILYQSALGSAHGVVWNETTQRLYAIGGQSLQIYKLKDWETAAPSLELEKTVQTPQGGLHDMSYVNSNTLCIGGRRAYLYDIGANRFTEMMLFSASTAIKSINYNDETGELWYTDSTNPEGSQSWSTQTIRYSTDKNASTETRTIKVPDLDVYKVRVMNW; encoded by the coding sequence ATGAATAGCTTAAAACTCCGTCTGTTTCGGGTCCTGCTGCTCTGCGCCGGAACGGGACTCCTCGTCGCGGGCTGCTCGAACGACGACGACTCGCCCCGGGAACTCTCTTCGAAAACCACCCTGACGCTGTCGAAATACTACAACGACAAGGGAGCGACAACGCTGCCCACCTGGGGCAGAAACGACAAGGCCGGACTGTTCGCCGCAGACCAAAGCGTCCCGGAGGCCGTCTATGCGGCGCCGATCCAGCCGGGATCGCAAAAATCGCTCTTTCTCTTCACGCTCAGCGCGCCGCAGCACGCCGCTTCGACGGTCGTCGCTTTCTGGCCCTCGGACGCCGATCTCCGCTGTGAGAACGGCACGCTGAAAACCGTCGTTCCCACGGCGCAGACGGGTTCCGTCGCCCCGATTCTCGCCGGCAAGGCCACGGCGCGGCTCAACGCCTACGAGGGTTGCAGCATGGAGCTCACGAATCTCTTCTGCACGATGTACGTCAGCGTTAAAAAGGGCAACTACTCGGTCAGCGAGGCGGTCGTGAAGGCCAACGGCGGCGAAGGGATCGCCGGAGACCTCACGGTCGGCATCGACGACTGGTCGGCATCGGCATCGGCACAGACGATCACCGTGACGCTGCCCGCACCCCTCGACTGTTCGAAAGAGACGCAGCTGATACCCGTAATGATCGCCCCCGTGGCCCTGTCGCAGGGCTACACCGTGACCCTCACCGACACCGACGGTAATTCGTTCTCGGTCGGGAAGACGGAGCCCGTAACCCTGGAGGCCGGAGGCAAGCACGAAACCGACGACGCCCGTTCGAATTTCGTGACCGAACTGATCTTCTGCGGCGACAACATGGTCTACATGATCGACGCCGGGCTGGCCAACGAAACCACCTACAAGGATGCGGTCACATGGAGCTGGGACGCGACCGAAGCCGCCGCCGTGCTCGGGCTGGACAAGAGCCGCTGCAACCACCTCGACGACTGCAAGCCGGTGGACAACGGCAAGAAACTCCTGTGCACCAGCTCCTACAACTGGTGCGTGCTGCTCGACATCGCCACGAAGGAGGTGCTGTTCCACACTACGGCGACTCCCAACGCCCACTCGGCGGAACTGCTGCCCGGCAACCGCATCGTCGTGGCTTGTTCCGGAGGCGAAAGTTCTGGGAATAACTCTATACAACTTTACGACATCTCGCAGCCCAACCGGATTCTCTACCAGTCGGCGCTCGGCTCGGCGCACGGCGTCGTGTGGAACGAAACGACCCAGCGCCTCTATGCGATCGGCGGCCAGAGCCTCCAGATCTACAAACTCAAAGACTGGGAGACGGCAGCCCCGTCGCTCGAACTGGAAAAGACCGTACAGACGCCCCAGGGAGGTCTGCACGACATGAGCTACGTCAATTCGAACACGCTCTGCATCGGCGGACGCCGGGCCTATCTCTACGACATCGGCGCCAACCGGTTTACCGAAATGATGCTCTTCAGCGCATCGACAGCTATCAAATCGATTAACTACAACGACGAGACGGGCGAACTGTGGTACACGGATTCCACCAACCCCGAGGGCTCGCAAAGCTGGTCGACACAGACCATCCGCTACTCCACGGACAAGAACGCCTCGACAGAGACACGAACGATCAAAGTTCCCGACCTGGATGTCTATAAAGTCCGCGTGATGAACTGGTAA
- a CDS encoding MFS transporter yields MSRITDFYRISPPAPGREMDDDARSKYYRRLRLQAFVAATLGYSLYYVCRTSLNVMKKPILDSGSLDASQLGVIGSALLFAYAVGKFVNGFIADYCNIKRFMATGLIVSAAANALMGLLGLAHSVVPTAVIFAAFAVMWGLNGWAQSMGAPPAIISLSRWYPLRERGTYYGFFSASHNLGEFFSFLFVGSIVTFAGWQAGFFGSALAGAIGVVIVLCWLHDTPESKGLPPVEALAHEKPAPGADKSVREIQKQVLRTPAVWVLAAASAFMYISRYAINGWGVLFLQEAKGFSDVEAISVVSINALLGILGTVLSGWFSDKLFKGDRKIPALLFGILNSVALALFLYGGNAMWVNVLSMVLFGIAIGVLICFLGGLMAVDIVPRKATGAALGVVGIASYIAAGIQDVASGWLIDSHITVATDGAKHYDFGPVALFWIAASVISFLLPLMNRKQKTEA; encoded by the coding sequence ATGAGCCGCATCACCGACTTCTACCGCATCAGCCCTCCCGCCCCCGGGCGCGAGATGGACGACGACGCCCGCTCGAAGTACTACCGACGTCTGCGCCTGCAAGCGTTCGTCGCCGCGACGCTCGGATACAGCCTCTACTACGTCTGCCGCACGAGTCTCAACGTCATGAAGAAGCCCATTCTCGACAGCGGATCCCTCGACGCGTCCCAGCTGGGCGTCATCGGATCGGCCCTGCTCTTCGCCTATGCCGTCGGAAAGTTCGTAAACGGATTCATCGCCGACTACTGCAACATCAAACGCTTCATGGCCACGGGACTCATCGTCTCGGCTGCCGCAAACGCCCTGATGGGACTGCTGGGGCTGGCGCATTCCGTAGTTCCCACGGCCGTGATATTCGCGGCATTCGCCGTCATGTGGGGACTGAACGGATGGGCGCAGTCCATGGGAGCGCCCCCGGCCATCATATCCCTCTCGCGGTGGTATCCCCTCCGGGAACGGGGAACCTACTACGGATTCTTCTCCGCAAGCCATAACCTCGGGGAGTTCTTCTCGTTCCTCTTCGTGGGTTCCATCGTGACATTCGCAGGCTGGCAGGCCGGGTTCTTCGGATCGGCACTTGCAGGTGCAATAGGCGTTGTCATCGTCCTGTGCTGGCTTCACGACACCCCCGAATCCAAAGGACTGCCGCCCGTAGAGGCCCTGGCCCACGAGAAACCAGCGCCGGGAGCGGACAAATCCGTTCGGGAGATTCAAAAACAAGTGCTCCGCACCCCGGCCGTATGGGTGCTGGCGGCGGCAAGCGCATTCATGTACATATCCCGATATGCCATAAACGGATGGGGAGTGTTGTTCCTCCAGGAGGCCAAGGGATTCTCGGATGTAGAGGCGATTTCCGTAGTCTCGATAAACGCACTGCTGGGAATTCTCGGAACCGTGCTCTCCGGGTGGTTCTCGGACAAGCTGTTCAAGGGTGACCGAAAGATTCCCGCCCTGCTGTTCGGCATACTGAACTCCGTGGCCCTGGCGCTGTTCCTCTACGGAGGAAATGCCATGTGGGTGAACGTCCTCTCGATGGTGCTCTTCGGAATAGCAATCGGCGTGCTGATCTGCTTCCTCGGAGGACTGATGGCCGTGGATATCGTACCCCGCAAGGCCACGGGAGCCGCGCTCGGGGTCGTGGGAATCGCCTCCTACATCGCCGCGGGCATTCAGGACGTGGCGTCCGGATGGCTCATCGACTCGCACATCACCGTCGCCACGGACGGTGCGAAGCATTACGATTTCGGACCCGTCGCCCTGTTCTGGATCGCGGCGTCCGTCATCTCCTTCCTGCTGCCGCTGATGAACCGAAAACAAAAGACAGAAGCATGA
- a CDS encoding sugar phosphate isomerase/epimerase family protein — MKKLLLITITFLLTAGSVRAEYPLGVSLGMVKVPEPEKLAQIKAAGIDHVEVVFNYFWRNAPENECYTRAYRVKALLEEAGLKVWSCHLPFSRQLDISVPDPALREQNVALMERMIRLASIFGPQRLVLHPSSEPIADEEREIRLQNSANSIGRLALSAKEIGAVLCIENLPRTCLGRDSGELMRLIADYPEVMVCFDSNHLLKEEHAHFFEAVGNRIGTIHASDYDRKDERHWLPGEGVIDWPDFLRRLQASGYKGVFMHEVRAGVNATPENVVKAYKEVILGKMKK, encoded by the coding sequence ATGAAGAAACTACTGCTCATAACGATAACCTTTCTGCTGACTGCTGGATCCGTCCGGGCCGAATACCCCCTGGGCGTATCGCTCGGCATGGTGAAGGTCCCTGAGCCCGAAAAACTCGCGCAGATCAAAGCCGCGGGCATCGACCACGTGGAGGTTGTCTTCAACTATTTCTGGCGCAACGCTCCCGAGAACGAATGTTACACCCGGGCCTACCGCGTCAAGGCGCTGCTCGAAGAAGCCGGACTGAAAGTCTGGTCCTGCCACCTGCCGTTCAGCCGCCAGCTCGACATCTCGGTACCCGATCCGGCGCTGCGCGAACAGAACGTCGCGCTTATGGAGCGGATGATCCGCCTCGCGTCGATCTTCGGCCCGCAGCGGCTCGTGCTCCATCCCAGTTCGGAGCCGATCGCCGACGAAGAACGGGAGATCCGCCTGCAGAACTCGGCCAACTCCATCGGTCGCCTCGCGCTGTCCGCCAAAGAGATCGGCGCGGTGCTCTGCATCGAGAACCTGCCCCGCACGTGCCTGGGCCGCGACTCGGGCGAGCTTATGCGGCTCATCGCCGACTACCCCGAAGTCATGGTCTGCTTCGATTCGAACCACCTGCTCAAAGAGGAGCATGCGCACTTCTTCGAGGCCGTCGGCAACCGCATCGGCACGATCCACGCTTCGGACTATGACCGCAAGGACGAACGTCACTGGCTGCCGGGCGAAGGCGTCATCGACTGGCCTGATTTCCTCCGCCGCCTACAGGCTTCCGGCTACAAGGGAGTTTTCATGCACGAAGTCCGCGCCGGGGTGAACGCTACGCCCGAAAATGTCGTAAAAGCCTACAAAGAGGTCATTCTCGGCAAAATGAAAAAATAG